From Sceloporus undulatus isolate JIND9_A2432 ecotype Alabama chromosome 6, SceUnd_v1.1, whole genome shotgun sequence, one genomic window encodes:
- the LOC121933145 gene encoding succinate--CoA ligase [ADP-forming] subunit beta, mitochondrial-like yields the protein MICRQAVSLVGRGAIRTAFNTAAKVLGCCSGLYSRGFPTQQQQQQRSLSLHEYLSMGLLKEAGVSVPNGQVARTPEEAYTAAKKIGTSDLVVKAQVLAGGRGKGTFEGGLQGGVQIVCSPEEAQEMASQMIGKKLFTKQTGERGRICNEVLICERQFPKREYYFAIALERAFQGPVLIGSAQGGVNIEEVAAEDPGAIVKEPVDIMEGIRKEQALRLAQKMGFAPKVVEEAADNMVKLYHLFIKYDALLVEINPMVEDLKGKVTCVDAKINFDSNSAFRQKSIFELQDWSQEDERDREAANAELNYIALDGNIGCLVNGAGLAMATMDIIKLHGGTPANFLDVGGGATPEQVKEAFKLITSDARVQCVLVNIFGGIMRCDIIAQGIIMAAKELELRVPIVVRLQGTQVEKAKALIAKSGLKILACDDLDQAAQMAVKLSEIITLARQAHLEVKFQLQT from the coding sequence ATGATCTGCAGGCAAGCAGTGAGCCTTGTGGGGCGAGGGGCCATCCGGACAGCCTTTAACACTGCAGCCAAAGTGCTTGGTTGTTGCTCAGGATTGTACAGCCGCGGTTTCCccacgcagcagcagcagcagcaaagaagcCTGTCGCTCCATGAATACCTGAGCATGGGACTCTTGAAGGAGGCCGGTGTCTCTGTCCCAAACGGACAGGTTGCCAGGACCCCAGAGGAGGCCTACACAGCGGCCAAGAAGATTGGCACCAGTGACCTTGTGGTCAAGGCCCAGGTCTTGGCTGGCGGCCGAGGGAAAGGGACCTTTGAAGGAGGCCTTCAAGGGGGAGTGCAAATCGTCTGCTCCCCAGAAGAAGCCCAGGAGATGGCCTCTCAGATGATTGGGAAAAAGCTGTTCACCAAACAgacaggagaaaggggcagaatcTGCAACGAGGTCCTCATTTGCGAGCGCCAGTTTCCCAAGAGGGAATACTATTTTGCCATTGCATTGGAAAGAGCCTTTCAGGGCCCCGTCCTCATTGGCAGCGCCCAAGGTGGTGTCAACATTGAAGAGGTGGCCGCAGAGGACCCGGGGGCCATCGTCAAGGAGCCCGTGGACATCATGGAGGGCATCCGGAAGGAGCAGGCCCTGCGCCTTGCCCAGAAGATGGGCTTCGCCCCCAAAGTGGTGGAGGAGGCTGCCGACAACATGGTGAAGCTCTACCACCTCTTCATCAAGTACGACGCTCTCTTGGTGGAGATTAACCCCATGGTGGAAGACCTGAAGGGGAAGGTGACCTGCGTTGACGCCAAGATCAACTTTGACAGCAACTCAGCTTTCCGCCAGAAGAGCATCTTTGAGCTGCAGGACTGGAGCCAGGAGGACGAGAGAGACCGGGAGGCCGCCAACGCAGAGCTGAACTACATTGCTCTGGACGGCAACATCGGCTGCCTGGTCAACGGTGCAGGCCTGGCTATGGCCACCATGGACATCATCAAGCTCCACGGAGGGACCCCGGCCAACTTCCTCGACGTCGGAGGGGGAGCCACCCCGGAGCAAGTGAAAGAGGCCTTCAAGCTGATCACTTCGGACGCCAGGGTCCAGTGCGTCCTGGTGAACATTTTTGGTGGCATCATGCGCTGCGACATCATTGCACAAGGGATCATCATGGCAGCCAAGGAGCTGGAGCTCAGAGTCCCGATTGTAGTGCGTTTGCAAGGGACCCAAGTGGAGAAGGCCAAGGCGCTAATAGCAAAAAGTGGGCTGAAGATCTTGGCCTGCGACGACCTGGACCAGGCGGCCCAAATGGCGGTCAAGCTCTCAGAGATCATTACTCTGGCGAGGCAGGCCCACCTCGAAGTCAAGTTCCAGCTGCAGACCTGA
- the LOC121933144 gene encoding succinate--CoA ligase [ADP-forming] subunit beta, mitochondrial-like, protein MICRPAAWVAKLLGRVSGRRVLRAVPKAFGGSRGFCTTRGLQVLQQQLKHLSLHEYLSMKLLKEAGIPVPYGLVARTPEEAYQVAKRIGTEDLVVKAQVLTGGRQKGVFEGGLKGGVQMVCSPEEAREMASRMIGKRLFTKQTGERGRICNQVFICERKYLRKEYYFAIMMERSFQGPVLIGSSQGGVQIEDVAAETPEAIIKEPVDIMDGITEKQAVQLAQKMGFPSRLVYEAADNMIKIYNFFIKYDAIVLEINPLVEDSEGRVMCIDAKIIFDSNSAFRQQKIFELQDWTQLDERDREAANAELNYIGMDGNIGCLVNGAGLAMATMDIIKLHGGTPANYLNVGGGATVEQVTEAFKLITSNEKVQAILVNIFGGLMRCDVIAHGIIMSAKDLELKIPIVVRLQGTRVKDAKELIAESGLKILACDDLDQAAKMAVKLSEIMVLAKEAQVDVKFTLPS, encoded by the coding sequence ATGATTTGCCGTCCGGCAGCCTGGGTGGCCAAACTGCTGGGAAGGGTCAGCGGCCGGAGGGTCTTGAGGGCTGTGCCCAAGGCCTTTGGGGGAAGCCGGGGCTTTTGCACCACGCGAGGGCTTCAGGTGCTGCAGCAACAACTGAAGCACTTGTCTCTGCATGAATACCTGAGCATGAAGCTCTTGAAGGAAGCTGGCATCCCAGTTCCCTATGGGCTGGTGGCCAGAACCCCAGAGGAGGCCTACCAAGTGGCCAAAAGGATAGGCACCGAAGACCTGGTGGTCAAAGCGCAGGTGCTGACCGGCGGCCGGCAAAAGGGCGTCTTCGAAGGGGGCCTGAAAGGTGGGGTGCAGATGGTCTGCTCCCCAGAAGAAGCCAGGGAGATGGCCTCCAGGATGATTGGGAAGAGGCTCTTCACCAAGCAGACGGGGGAAAGGGGCCGGATTTGCAACCAGGTCTTCATCTGCGAGCGCAAATACCTGCGGAAGGAGTACTACTTTGCCATCATGATGGAGAGGTCCTTCCAGGGCCCGGTGCTCATTGGCAGCTCCCAGGGAGGGGTGCAGATCGAAGACGTGGCCGCGGAGACCCCCGAGGCCATCATCAAGGAGCCGGTGGACATCATGGACGGGATCACCGAAAAGCAAGCAGTGCAGCTGGCCCAGAAGATGGGGTTCCCTTCCCGCCTGGTCTACGAAGCAGCCGACAACATGATCAAGATCTACAACTTCTTCATCAAATACGACGCCATTGTGCTGGAAATTAACCCTTTGGTTGAAGACTCTGAAGGAAGGGTGATGTGTATAGACGCAAAGATCATTTTTGATAGCAATTCAGCCTTTCGCCAGCAGAAGATCTTCGAGCTGCAGGACTGGACCCAGCTGGATGAAAGAGACCGGGAGGCTGCCAACGCAGAGCTGAACTACATTGGCATGGATGGGAACATTGGGTGCCTGGTCAACGGGGCTGGCCTGGCCATGGCCACCATGGACATCATCAAACTCCACGGAGGGACGCCGGCCAACTACCTCAACGTCGGAGGGGGAGCCACCGTGGAGCAAGTGACCGAGGCCTTCAAACTCATCACTTCCAACGAGAAAGTCCAGGCCATTCTAGTCAACATCTTTGGTGGACTGATGAGGTGCGACGTCATTGCGCACGGCATCATCATGTCGGCGAAAGACCTGGAGTTGAAAATACCAATAGTTGTTCGGCTGCAAGGCACCCGGGTTAAGGATGCCAAAGAATTAATAGCGGAGAGCGGGCTGAAGATTCTGGCCTGCGACGACCTGGACCAGGCGGCCAAAATGGCCGTGAAGCTCTCGGAGATCATGGTCTTGGCCAAAGAGGCGCAAGTGGACGTCAAGTTTACGCTGCCATCTTGA